The Dama dama isolate Ldn47 chromosome 11, ASM3311817v1, whole genome shotgun sequence genome segment GTCTTTCCTGGTGCGGTGTCCCCCTTTGCACCCCATCACTCACCACGGGCTCCCAGCCACACCCCAGCCCCAGGAGCTCTCCCTTCTCCATCACCTGCCTGGTTGTACtgactcttccctctgcctgcaaGGGAAAACTCTTTCTCCAGGGCCCAACTTGGATGTCACCACTTCTATGATTTCTCATAGCCAGTCCCTGTATGACTTTATCCCACCACCAACTGTATTGCATTGAGTGGTGAGTACATTGCCCTCTTCCACACCGACCATGGGCTACCAGAAAGACAGGGTAGTCTGGTTTGCTGTGTGGTCCCCCAGACAGTCTGCATGATCAGATGTAACACGGTGGAGCAGAGCCAAGAGCGAGTGCCTGAGCAGGAGAACAGGAGGAAAGCAGCGGGGAAGGGCCTCAATCGGAGCCACACGATCAAAGCTCCCACTACAGAATCCAAGTCCTGAGAACTTTTGGCCAGCAAATTTTCCATGAttattaaaaggaaagagaaacctgATGAACTCAGTTCTCTAAGTAAAAAACCACGAAAGGTTAAACTGGGTACAGAACATTAGGAAGACGAAAACTTctttaataatgaaataatttattatttgttaaCGGTTGAACAATACAGAAGTTTACATATACACAGCAAAGATTCTCTAAAACATGGAGTAGTTCTCAAAATGCATGTACTAACTGTAGTAAAAAGCACCATTCTCTATGTCTTGACACAGGATTTACATTGGCATCATATTTACATCAAGAAATAAACATCTGGAAACAGAAATTCACACTCTTGTCTGCTGCTCCCTGTTTAGGCTGTGTTTACTGTTAGGGTGATGGCCCCCAACATTGATGGTTGACAGCAACATTCCTAGAGCACCAATTCTAAGGACAGGGGTCAAGGCAAGCTTGGTTCTCTGGTGAAAGCTAAAATGAAGAAAACCCTCTCAATCCTCTATACCCTCCAGAcagaatataaaatcaaaatttaaaatctggGTAAATCTTAGAAACAAGTGCTTTACTAAttcttattttatgattttgagAGAAGACAAAGATACTCAATTTCTTCAGCCACTCAATAGCTGATGATAACAGTCCCAGgcaattatttcttctttcagaagATAGGGTAAGAAAATCATCCATGtagtaaattaatgaaaaaatcatGATAAATCACATATCAtacccccctgcccccatccccaaaTATTTCCAAAAACAAAACATCCCACAGTCTACAGAGATCTGAtcatgtaaaatgagaaaaaacacCTCATCTAAAAGGGTCTTTGGGTCATCTTCTCCcaggaaggatttttaaaatcaggagTAACCAGCTACTGAAACCTACTGCATCCAAGAGTTAGACATACAAAAATAAGAAACTGACATGCAGGAAATTGCTTTGCAGCCTTTGACTTTCTGGTGTTCAACACACAGGGCAGGTAAAAGGGGAAGACGAAGACACTTGgggaaacaaagaagaaagaaaggagtgaGATTTGGGGGACTAAATGGATTATAAAGCACAATGAAAGTGGTATCCTTGCCAATTCAGTATGATATAAAAACCTAAGTTATGTGTCTGTATATACTTTTCAAAAGTAAGTTTTCTCTTTAAAGGAtgggggagaggaagaaggaagtcCACAAAATGCATTATTAAGTCCCGAGATATTGCTTGGCAGTTATTCTGAACATCACAATCCTACCCAGTTTatacttttttcccccacaccCCAAGATTTGCTTTTGGCCACTTCAGGGACAGAGAAGAGACCCATAGGAAACCCAGGGAAGGaccctttgtttcttttgaaaaaaagtaGAGGTTAAAGGAGAAtgcccatcttttaaaaaaaaaaaatcctcaagcCACTTAAGTGGCCAAGTGTAGGGTCAGGGCCTTCTTAGAGCTCAATTCTGAATCAACACTGAAATTATTTTAGCTTTGAGTTGACAGGAAGAAAAATCTAGGTCCTGCTCTAAAGGGTGACGCTCTTTGAATCACTATCATAAGATACATGACTAGAGAAATGAGCCGCGGTCACTATCACCACCTTGATTCCAGATCTCTGCTtagcaaaagaaaccaaaaacacCCTGGGTGCGTGCCCGCCATTCTAAGCCAACAGGCAGGGAAAGTTAGGTCTTCTGGGTGTTAGCAGAAGCACACATAGAGATTTTCTCACTGCATGAAATTAAACTGCACTACATACTCTTTATTTTCCCACTTGCATTGCAATGGTATCAATAAGAGTGTAGATTTCTTCCTAGTTTCTTAAAACCAgttttcacataaaaatatgcATGTGCCTATATTTACACACATCTATTATTTACGTACAACAGTCAAAGTCTTAAAGGCTGGGGTTTATATCTTTGCCCATTCCCTCCCCCCAACAACCCTAATAGAAaggtttttcattttgcttaaaaaattaaaaaaaaaaaaagaaaaaccagaaccCAAAAGACTGTCTAGCTCTTAACAGTCATGCTGGTGGATAAGTGAATGGCAGGGCAGATTGGCGAATCAGGGCGGCTGATCAGCCACATGGGGAAGAGGATTAGCTGCCTTGGGCTGAGTTTGCTGGTCCTGAAGCTTATAGTTTTGGTTAGAGAGAGGCTTGTCTGGCACGCCGATTTGGTCTACCTCGAGCTTTGAAAGTTGTGTCTAACCCTGGTGTCAGTTTATCACAAGTCAATAAAAAATATAGAGATCTATCAAGTTCCACATTTATATGCCATCAAATTAAAAAGGACCAGACAAACAGTGCAAAGGTCAAATAATTACTATTTTATATTGGGACAGTACATTTCATAtttcaaccaaaagacaaaaatgcAGTTTAACTCAAAAGGCACaacaatgaaaacacagaaaataacgGCATCTCTCAGATGCCttatttctaaattaaacaaacaaaatacatgaGTTTtgttcccttccctccctcaacGCAAGCCCACAAGCTTTTCCCAAAGTCTTGAGTTTTCGATGCCGTACAGCATCCAGCATCATGGACTTGTGAGGCGCTTGAAGGTAGCAATTAAAATGCTTTCGAGGTCTAGTGAATGGCATTCAAAAGGGACCTCAAAGTGCAGTTATATCTTTTTTCAAACATGTTACAGGCTGAGCTGGCTCTTTGAACACTATCACTCTGCTTAAATTCAGGAAGCAGGTTAAAAATGCAAAAGGCATACAAGTTGTATTTCAGTGCAAATCTTCAGCTGGTAATTGGAAAAGATTCcaacaattaaaaaacagaaaaaagaaagaaaaatcttttgtatcacctgcccctccccccacccaaagctgaaatgaagagaaaaacagaacaaaacaaaaatagaagaatTAGAAATGACTTTGGAATCATTTAGGAATCCACtacttccaattaaaattttttgaatacattaagaaatcatttaaaaagcaaaaataaacacaaaggtaATGTTTCAGACTGCTCTTCACGTCTAGAATGAGCTTCCGTGTGGAGTGCGTTTGAACTTTTAGCTGTGGGCAAGGAGGGGGCACGGAGGAGGTGCGAGGCTGTGGTGGGGAGACCGCAGGCCAGCTGGGGGCACAGGCGGCCCCCACTACCAGTTCAGCCAGCGAGCCCTTAGGTTGCAGTGCGGCTGTAGATTTTAGGAATGTTCTCATCACGTTGTGACATACACTCTGTTTCAGCGTCACAGTTATTACAAATGGTTCAAATTCAATGAAAAAGGTTCGCCAGAGGTTGAAAACATTGAGACCTCGAAAATATGAATGCAAAAATATTAAGGGGAAATGAACCAATTTTGTAGATACCTACATACAAAGTTTCTAGAACATCTATAAAAGCACAAAGTCGTAAgaatttattttccattacattagtttatataaaatgaataaatagtatTTATAGATTTAATGTGtcttatgtacatatacatgtgctCTGTTTTAGCTTAAATAAAAATGCTACAAAGTGGGAGACCACTTAAGGGAGAAATCTtaaccagaaagaaaaatcagCCTTTTAAACTATCAACCCAAAAGCCTCCATAAAGAAGTCTCTGGGTGCGTCCAAAAACAGTGAGGAGAGGGATTCTAGTAACACTGTACCATCCCCTCCTGTTCACCTGCAACAGAGAGTAGAAATGTGGACTTTTCCCCTTTCACTGATGATGGACACTAGCTCAGCTAGTGCCAAAGCTCAGTTATTGCTGAAAGTTACATAGGAAAATACTTAAGGATTGGACCAAATGTCACTTattcgggaaaaaaaaaaaaaaaagaggcataaTCAGTTTGTGTTAAGTGGGAAATGGAGATCTCATTTATCTctgaggtaggaaaaaaaaaaatgctccagaGACAAGTAGCAAAACCAACTTGGAGGGGAAACGTGCCTTCGGAGAGCAGGACACAGCACGGACCCAGGGACAGCACACAAAAATAGATTGTACCATTGTGTTCGTGAGAACAAATAACGTTGGAACTTTTATAAGCAAGGTGTCCATCTGAAGGTGAGAAATACTGCTCCTGTCTGCACGTGGGTTAGGGCATTCACTCGggatgtgtgtacgtgtgtgtgtgtgtgtgtgtgtgtgtgtgtgtgtgtgtgtgtgaagggcaTGTTTTCTGGAGGTATTCCTGACTTGTCACGGGTAGTGAGGGCCAGGGCTAAGTGCTCTTAAATGCCACTTTCAAAGCTTACTTTGGAGTTCTGAGATCAGAATCTCAACTTGAGAAGTTTGTTTCCTTCAGTTTCCTAAGCACAAGACACATTCGGACGTTTCTGCTAGGCATGTCACACAGGAAGCCAGAAAACGTTAAGGAAGGTCTAGAAGACCACACAGGACAGTAAATAAGAGGGGGAAACTGCCGAGATGTCAGAGGTGCTTATTCGGCCTCAGAGTTCTTGGATGCTTCAAACTGATTGGAATGTACGGTCTCTCAGAGAGACttgtggagagaaagagagaagctaGAGGATGCAATCAGAAATCCACGATCCTGGTCGGCGTCCCCCAACTTCTTGCGGGGCTAAGCAGCGTTCAGCCACCCCAAACTGAGCAACACAGAGTCGAGATGCCCCTGGGTGTCCTGGCTGCACTGACTGGCTCAGCGGCGCAGGCTGCTCAACCCCTTTCGAGATGGGGAtcggggatttaaaaaaaaaaaaaggaaaaagaaaaaaacaggaaaaagaaaaaaacagaaacccaCAATCCTAATCACTTCCTTGACAACTTTAAACGCAGCTGCTCTTGGTGACGTGGTACACGGAAGCCGACGTGCGAGGGGATTGTGGGCAGGTCCCATACGCTACCTAAATCGGAGCCGACAGGGAGGACCATCCGGGCGGCAGCCGAAGCGACCACGCTCTCCTAGAGACCAAGACACGTCGTCTTGTGACTGTCCTGGAGCTTTATTCTCTTGACACTGGAGCTGGAGTAGCCCTCGTCACTGCCCAGGCTTTGCATGCTTCCCCGCTCGTCCGAGTCGCTCACGCTGCTGCAGCTCCAGTCCAGGTCGCCCGTGAGATAGTCTGTGCTCTCGACGTCCACGTCGATCTCTTCTGTGGGGACGAGACAGACCGCGGTGAGGGCCCGCTCTGGGAAAGACAAGCTCGGCTGCGGGGCCTGGCCGCCGAGGGACCGGGAGGCCGGCTCCTGCAGGTCACACCTTGACTTCTCTAAGTCAGGGGGCCTCTTGGTCCCCGCTCTGCCCgggtgggagggggcgggggcgggggcggggggacgcTCACCCCTGTCGGAGTCAGAGCGCTCGGAGGAGACGGTGGAGCCGGTGCTGTCCATCCGTATCCTCTCGATGCCCAGCTTCTCCAGCTGCCTCTTCAGGTGCCGCTGCTCTCGCTGCAGCTGGTCGATTTGGTGAATGGCTTTTCTGTCACAGTCTTCAAGTTTCTGCGGGTCGAAGGGGCAAGTTGTTGAAGGGCGTGGGCAGATTTCACAATCGGTGATGGCCCCGCACCTCCCTGCCTAGAGGTGAAATGTGCCAGTTTCCCACAGAAGCCGTCTGCCGTGTCCCTTGCTGAGCCTCTCGTGGGGACAGGAAGCAGCTGACTGGCTGCTGACCCCGTGTTCATCTGACTTGATCAGCGTCAGCCGCACGGTGGAACCTGCACCGTCGTGTGGATTCCGGGGTGAGCTGACACACTGGCACCCGCCCCCCTCAGCCACGACAGTGAACAGACTGGCGGGAATCCCCAAGCTGGTCTCCCCTGTCTGTGGTGACGCCTCCCCCAACACCTACTCTCTGAGCAACTGTGTGTGACAGAAACTTCAGAAACATGCCTTTCCCTGTAAAGGTACGTTTATTCAagtacgcatcccaattgcactCGTGATTTTTTTGTGTCATGCCAAATCTCAATTAACTTTTGTCTGTTGGCAGGAATGATatttccttttgaagttctcattCCAAACTGTCCAAATAAGAGCTTAGAAAACACATTTTCATAGATCACTTTGTtttcacaaatctgttctctagtTTCTCAGATAATTCTTCAGATAATTAGGAAGATTGTGTAATTGTGGTTGTTTTGCTCTGAACAGAGGTTCTTGCCCCACTGCCGCAGAACTGCCATGTATGCAGGCTACTAACTATAATTCAAGTGACATGTGTCCACTTGTGACTATGACTATAAAAACACGCTAAACGGTGATTTTGGCTCAGGAGTTACCCTTTGCTTTTCAAGACACATACTGTGTGCTGACTTTGTTTCAGATCCTCTGGGAGGTGCTGGGGATACAAGGTGAATACAAAGATCTGGTCCCATCCTTGTCTGTATCCTAACATAGTGGATGGAGACAAGTGAACAGTCACACAAACCATGGTCAGATGTCAACTGTGATGAGTCCTAAAGAGAGAGATCCAGCAGTAAGGACCATCTCTTAACAGGAAGAAGGTGACTCAGTCATGGAAGGTGTCACTGCACCATGACACCTGTGCTGAGGTCTGAAGGATGACAAGAAGTTAACTAGGTGAAGAAGGGAGGGGAAGAGTGCACCACGCAGAGGgaatagcatgtgcaaaggccctgtggtgagATAGCCTGACAAGGGCAAGGGACTGAGAgaagggccgggggcgggggtgggggggggggggagaggagaGTGTCTGGCAAGCGCTGCTGCTGCACAGgcaagggagtggggagggggcgggtaaGGCAGGCCTGGTGACACAGTGTGTCCTGAGCAGCCATGCAACACTTTTACATGTGGTGACATGTTGATTTGAACTTTGGCAGGACTGACCTTGGGAAGCAGGGAGATTAGTTTGGAAGAGCCCTCTGAGGagtctgctgcagttcatgatgGTGTTTATGGAAACAGAGCAGTCTGTGGCATATGTGAGTCTTAAAGGCATGTGGCTAAGGAGCAAGATGATATCATGATCAAGGGTGACCCTGAATTTCTGGCTCGTACATCACACGGACAGCTGGATGGACAATTTAACTTCTGGTTCTTGGGGGTGAGAATTACTCAGTTGGGTGCTGGACAGGTTTAGTCTGTGATTCGTCCAAGAGGTGGGTTGGAAGAGTTCAGCAGAGGGAACTGTCCTGGAGACAGTCTctcataacaaacaaacaaactctcaGTGGGCAGGTCAAGACAAAAAGGCACCTCAGGATGCACTTACCTTTATGTGCAATTTGGCTTTTGTTAATAAACTCAGTGTAGTGTGTCGATTTGATTCTGGACCAAGTGGCACCAGCCCCTTCAACTTTTCCAGGCACAAGCGAAGGTGGGCCCGTCTACAAAAACAAGATCACAGAAGCACTTGAGACTTTCATAGCTGGCCAGAAGGCACCCAGAAGAACAAGCTCTAACAGAGTATGAAGTTGCCCAGGCCCACTGAAGGCAAATGCCACCAGGGACTTCTGGCCAAGTGAACATCTTTTGAAATTAGGCAACTCTGATAAAAACCAAGGAGATGCAAAATCCATGGTTTTCTAAAGTTAAGTCTATAACACACATCAAGGGTAAACACTGATATCTATACACTATACATGTCAGTGAGAGAATCCTTTGAACCCATACCTCTCTTTCCCCTTTCAGGACCACTAAATCATGACAACTTTATCTTGCTGTATATAATATTTATCCTTGTGAATGACAAATGTGTATGGTTATTCATtacaattttattaataatagcaAAGATTGAAACAGCCCAACCCATCATCAATAGGAACTGGTCAAGTGAATTAGGGTGCACCTAGACAGTAGAGTAGTATGCAGCTATGAAAGACAATGAAAATATGCTCTATGCATTATGAGGAAAGAGCACTCAGATATGCtgttaagaaaagaaaagcaagatacCAAACTATGCCTATAACATGCTAGCTTTgagtaaaaatggaagaaaaataattatctaTATTCATATCTTCTTGTGTGACATAAAGAAAGTCTGAAACGATACATAAGAAACTAGTAACAGCGACCGGGCAGAGAGGCATCAGGGCTAGCTGGACAGGgacaaagaaagagagggaattTTTACTGAATAATTTGTTACAGGTTTTGGTTTTTCAGCCATTCAAAaagttaaatgcatttttttcaaaaataaggaaaaagccTATCAGTGGTATTGCTATACCAACAAGCATGCTGTATGTCTTGGAGCAGGACAGAACGGGAGGAAGGCTGCCTGAGGCAGAAGCTGCAAACACTCACTGAAGAGACAGCATTTACTACAGAACAGAAGCACAAGAGTCTCTAGAATTTTGGAAATGAATACTTCACTGAAACCCTGGTTTAGGCTTTAACCTGGAACCGAGCAGATTCCGTGAATATAAGAAACAGCTGAGGTTCAGGGTTCTTGCTTCAGTGAAACTCCACCTCCTCAAAGCCTTCACAGGCCATTCCAGTCCACAGGGCTTCCTCCTTTTCCTGAgtacttttcatactattcattgGGAAATTCACTGTTCTGCCTGAATTTTTTGGTTATTTGTGACTTAACCATTCATTGCTAACTCCTTAGAAAGTCAGGATTACAACTTAACTATTGTTGGCTTCCCTTGATGCCTTCCCCTCTCATATATATGCTTAATACATGTTTGTTGCATGGATGGTATCTTCTATTCCACTGGACTAAGTTTCTCGGGGCTTGAGTGGTTCTGAGCCCCCGCCTCATCTGCTTCTGAGCTCCTTCCTCATCTAGCTCTCGAGGTTGCCCTAAGCTCTCCAAGGACCCCTAAGCCCTGGTGTCCATTCCTGAGCTAGGAAGATGTAGTGGTATAAATTCTGTACTATTTTATAAGACTTCTGCTTGCTCTGAAAACCTGCCCACGTGGAATGGCTGCAAACAAAGACTCACATTAGAAGTTTGCTCCTTCAACTACTACATGAGGAGAAACACAAACACAGGACCTGTATATAAAATGTACTTGTTCACCTCTTCATAAAAGAGCCATGAAAACAGATCCTACTATTAGAAACACTATGAAAAACTATGATTAGTCATATATAGCTATCTAACTTATTCTCACTATAAAgtttacaaatttttttaaaagttcaaaaattaaaattagacatTTTTTTCAGCCTGCTCACTGCAAACACTGCAAGATTCAGAATAGTGTCATATTAGTCCTTCTATGATGTGGGTTTATCTATAGATATGAGTATGTAAATTCTTAAGGAAGTTTGTtttctgataaaaataataaaagtcatcTTTCCATGCAGTGTCATTTCTAGTTATCCAGGGAGTCGGGCCCAGAAAGGACAATTTCACTCCCCAAGTGTGGGTGGCCGAAGAACACTCCCAGTTGTGAAACTTGAAATCATCCATTTGACTGGTTCAAGCTTAGAGTAATACATGTTCGTTCAGTATTTGCTGACCTAGTTTTATGAAAATAGGACCGCAGTGCTTGCTGGATTTTTGTAGAGATCCAAAGCCAGCTGGTGTCTCTGGAGTGCCTGCCTCGGCCTGCTACAGTGCCTCACTGCTCCAGCCTCACAGCTGACCTGCCCACGTGCCGCACACACATCCGCAGGCTGCTGCCTGCACCGACCTCAGGGGAAGGATGAGGTGTGTGAGGAAGCTTCAGTTCCATCACAGAGCAGTGAAATTCAATTCTTGAGCCAGatgcagaaaagcaaacagaCCCCCCTTTTGGTGGTAGCAGCTTCCACCGAGGGTCCTTGACTCCAAGACACACCCCTACCCCCAAGCTGGGACCCGGAATCCGTCAGCCAGCCGTGAGCACCCATGGAGCGCCTAGATCTAAAACAAGTAGAACAAGCTCCTGTCTCAGCTCTCTGTCCTCAGTCCTgacccctcccctgcccagggCTCTGGCCTTCTACAAGGATCCTACTGTCCCACCGTGAACCTGGCCTAACCCCCTCTTCCAGGAATTAGCAGGTTTGGCTACATCTCCTCAACAGGAAGCCACTCGACACCTCCATCTGACCCTTACTTGGGTCCCCTCTAATCACATATTCAGACAGACCTCTTCCTGTTGTCAAGAGCTGcctcccagctccccacccccgccccgcccccagcagaAAAGAGTAGTCAAATCATGGCCCCCTCCTGCCCCAACTGCCTCCTCTTTGCACTGATCCAACTGCTTTGTAAGTGATAGACTTTGACAAACCTCAGCTGCTGACTCTTCAGAAATATTGTTCTCGTTATTGTGAATAGGTTGATACACCTTTGGTCTACAGTAGCACAGAGAAACCAGTCTTTGATCTGGATGCTCAGAGTCAAGTGTGGCCTATAACAAGTGATAATTAAACTAGATGCAAACTACAGCTTCTCTttgctatgctttttttttttttttagtatctcaaattttatttttgtttttaattatttttatattctgaatGTGTCAGTCACTATACAACCAAATATTAGCGTAATGATTAAGGGTAAAGGTTTGGGACTCTGGCCTTGCCACTTATTTCCTGTGTGGCCTTGAGCAGATGACTTAACTCCAAGCAGCATCCGTTTCCTTGGCAGTAGAGGAGGATGACAGTGCCTCCCCGCAAGGCCTGTCATGAGTGTTAACTGAGACGGGGTATGGAAGCCCAGACCAGGGTCTGACAGGAAGTGCTCTGTATATGGTAGCAGTTATTCTTTCAATCCTAGCTAGCTTCCTTTGAGGAAGGATAATTGCTGGGAGCAAACACAGATAATTATAACCCTATCATATTCCTTTCAAAATCAACAGGGAACTCAGAGTGTCTCACTAGGTAAACAGAGGCTGTCTGGTTACAATCCAGTTCACTCAACTCTTCCTTAAGGAAAACGGACATCTTTTGTCATTAAAAGATTTAGTGGAAAATCTAATCCATTTTCTATGGAGACACAGATCTTGCTTATGCcaaagttactattttttttttttttaacatttaaaaaattagcagGGACTTTACAAAACAACCCATGCCAAAGGAAAGACTCGCTTGGGGCCACCCCCATTATGCGGAGGCAGGGCTGGAAGGGATTCCGCGGTGTGGAAGGAACCATCTAAAGCACATGAAGACTCCTGCCTACATCTCTAGTGCAAAGGCCAAAGGCAAGTAAAAATCGGGGTAAATATGTACTGACCTTGGAAATGCAAGTACATTTCCGGATGTGTTATCTATACCcagaaaacctaaaatatttcatgtacaatagcaagaagaaaggaaagcacGTCTAAGTACAGACTTAAAATAGTCTGGGAAGGCTCTCTgggaagaaaactataaaactttgctGAGAGACataagaaaatctgaataaatggaaaaaatagcaCATCCCTAGATATGAaccctcaaaataaaaatatcaatgttACCCAACTTTTTCTACAAATTTAACGTAattccaagagaaaaaaatccccacagcattctttttaatgctggGAAATTAAACTTCATCTAGAAGAATAAAGAGACTGccaaaattcttagaaaagaagaatgaagaggacTGTGCTATACATTAAGTTGTATTACAAAGTATcaataattaaaaacagaatatacTAATATAGGAAAAGGTGGACAaatcaaaggaagagaagaaaaaattccCAGAATCAGACTTAGGAATAGATGTGAATTGAGCATATAATGGAGCTAACACTGCAAatccttggaaaagaacagattaCTCCGAAAATAGCAGGGGAGTGgggaaataaatatcaaaagacagtctaaatatattaaacatttaaatataaagtatatttgGGTATGACTTATTTCTGTTGTTAGTTTTCCTGAACTCACGTCAGCCACGAATTATGGAAAATTAAACCTGCAAGTGAATGAGGGTCATCAGTGAAGTGGGCTCTGGTCTTTTGGGGGCACTTCCTGTCATTCAAGCTTGGCACTGACAGAAGGCACGTGGGTTCACCAGTGTGCTCTCAGACAATTCCGAATGCTGccctttttatttctgcttccAGACTCAAGCTTCTTTGATTCTATCCACACCTTTC includes the following:
- the MXD1 gene encoding max dimerization protein 1 isoform X1, with the protein product MAAAVRMNIQMLLEAADYLERREREAEHGYASMLPYNNKDRDALKRRSKSKKNNSSSRSTHNEMEKNRRAHLRLCLEKLKGLVPLGPESNRHTTLSLLTKAKLHIKKLEDCDRKAIHQIDQLQREQRHLKRQLEKLGIERIRMDSTGSTVSSERSDSDREEIDVDVESTDYLTGDLDWSCSSVSDSDERGSMQSLGSDEGYSSSSVKRIKLQDSHKTTCLGL
- the MXD1 gene encoding max dimerization protein 1 isoform X2; translation: MLPYNNKDRDALKRRSKSKKNNSSSRSTHNEMEKNRRAHLRLCLEKLKGLVPLGPESNRHTTLSLLTKAKLHIKKLEDCDRKAIHQIDQLQREQRHLKRQLEKLGIERIRMDSTGSTVSSERSDSDREEIDVDVESTDYLTGDLDWSCSSVSDSDERGSMQSLGSDEGYSSSSVKRIKLQDSHKTTCLGL